A stretch of the Massilia sp. W12 genome encodes the following:
- a CDS encoding DUF3526 domain-containing protein, producing MSAPLHARRNLPLKLLRAEAQRLWREPRLRWLALLAPLLLLTVFLSSWQAATGMAAERQQFAAAERARWLAQGQKDPHSAAHFGVWAVKPASPLQVLAPGVEPFVGLAVWLEAHKRNEMIFRPNQEADPIMRSATSVAQIFEVLGPLFAILLGFAGFAQDRQRGTLRMALGNGGTPGQLLLSRFGVMAGALLVMALAPVAALGWFALNTLPDAGWQGAGRLAIWCVLNFLYLLIFLLIALIVSLKAPSARAALSMMLAGWLLLCVIAPRAAVNTAQMLAPVPAYQAVRSQTEREAPAYENAGQWNARRAALLKAKINPADLRAAQLDQSERDSHVVFDRTLGRFYDAVEQQERAFGWLGVFSPTVALQACSAAIAGTDFHQHRHFIDAAESYRRAMVNRLNRELMQDKAQHQQARAASAAASMQFWQSIPAFDYRAPALGGVLAHAAAPILLLPGWCALAALLAWRAVQGVRP from the coding sequence ATGAGCGCGCCACTGCATGCGAGGCGGAATTTGCCGCTGAAATTACTGCGCGCCGAAGCGCAACGCCTGTGGCGCGAACCGCGCCTGCGCTGGCTTGCCTTGCTGGCCCCCTTGCTTTTGCTGACTGTCTTTTTGTCTTCCTGGCAGGCGGCCACAGGCATGGCCGCTGAGCGCCAGCAGTTTGCGGCGGCGGAGCGCGCGCGCTGGCTTGCGCAAGGGCAAAAAGATCCGCACAGCGCGGCGCATTTCGGCGTGTGGGCGGTGAAGCCCGCCTCACCCTTGCAGGTGCTGGCGCCAGGGGTTGAGCCGTTTGTCGGCCTTGCTGTCTGGCTCGAAGCGCACAAGCGTAATGAAATGATTTTCCGCCCGAATCAGGAAGCCGACCCCATCATGCGCAGTGCGACATCGGTGGCGCAGATATTTGAAGTGCTGGGGCCGTTGTTCGCTATTTTGCTGGGCTTTGCCGGTTTTGCCCAAGACCGTCAGCGCGGCACATTGCGCATGGCGCTGGGCAATGGCGGCACGCCGGGACAGCTCTTGCTGTCGCGCTTTGGCGTGATGGCAGGCGCTTTGCTGGTCATGGCGCTGGCCCCGGTGGCGGCGCTGGGCTGGTTTGCGCTCAACACCCTGCCGGACGCGGGCTGGCAAGGCGCGGGCCGGCTGGCCATCTGGTGTGTGCTGAATTTTCTGTATTTGCTGATTTTTTTGCTGATCGCCCTCATTGTGTCCCTCAAAGCGCCGAGTGCGCGGGCCGCGCTGAGTATGATGCTGGCGGGCTGGCTGCTGCTGTGCGTGATCGCGCCGCGCGCCGCAGTGAATACGGCGCAGATGCTGGCCCCTGTGCCCGCGTATCAGGCAGTGCGCAGCCAGACCGAGCGCGAAGCGCCGGCTTACGAAAACGCCGGGCAATGGAATGCGCGGCGCGCCGCGCTGCTCAAGGCCAAAATCAATCCGGCGGATTTGCGCGCGGCGCAGTTAGACCAGTCTGAGCGTGATTCACATGTGGTTTTCGACCGAACCCTGGGGCGTTTTTATGATGCGGTGGAGCAGCAGGAGCGCGCTTTTGGCTGGCTCGGTGTGTTTTCGCCCACCGTGGCCTTGCAGGCCTGTAGCGCGGCGATTGCCGGCACAGATTTTCATCAACACCGCCATTTCATCGACGCCGCCGAAAGCTATCGGCGCGCCATGGTCAACCGTCTGAATCGGGAATTGATGCAAGACAAGGCGCAGCATCAACAGGCGCGCGCCGCCAGTGCGGCGGCCAGCATGCAATTTTGGCAATCCATCCCGGCGTTTGACTACCGCGCGCCCGCGCTTGGCGGCGTGCTGGCCCATGCCGCCGCGCCGATACTGCTCTTGCCGGGCTGGTGCGCATTGGCGGCGCTGCTGGCTTGGCGCGCCGTGCAAGGAGTGCGGCCATGA
- a CDS encoding ATP-grasp domain-containing protein, with the protein MAHLLMIESWVGGTGRILPAAILEAGHSYTFVMRNRKHYVENPDAPMHPALAHASHILTAETNDIPALIAFLREQHRLLKFDGVITICDYYIDAVAQVARALGLPQAFCDSVPLIRRKHLVRKALEKAGLPNPLFRAVTSWEAACDAASVIGYPLILKPSDLASSAFVRLVNNEAELRDAFHALEQFPSNFRQQAREALWLLEEYMTGEEVSVEACSYKGQTTILGITDKSLTGFPYFVEDGHMFPARIDSSLAAAVCDLVRSALAAVGLDHGISHTEVKLTPKGPRIVEINPRPAGNYIAELIERVSGITFLTAQIELALGRQPDLRPKDTGIKSAAIKFLTPPRAGKVTAMQGLERAANAPHIARALLPSAVGKELSAPIDNACYLGHVVAVDPDGQDARQYAEQALQEVQISFAEQPENSAPGSAPLNVAALIAAVQGGQYGPLPETMHVVGASWIAQSTRFPGTSQTYRNYYLLLRVGAAFGACCIERDALDYAIAPTLAGSSVAELLNDARLPVRIAALDSYLNAVLPARDAAQARPMLLPAGAPPVRAVARDQAIATLVAIVPGQRVGLIGVVNPLVDAITQQGGICLPCDFNMERTQSGLAVSRDMQPILESADMIIATGMTLSNGSFDQILQAARRRAIPLIIYAQTGSGIIPRFLGDGVAAVCAEPFPFSQFSADPTAVYLYRAA; encoded by the coding sequence ATGGCACATTTATTAATGATTGAAAGCTGGGTCGGCGGCACGGGCCGCATTCTGCCCGCCGCCATTCTCGAAGCCGGTCACAGCTATACCTTCGTGATGCGCAATCGCAAGCATTATGTGGAAAACCCCGATGCGCCAATGCACCCGGCGCTGGCGCATGCTTCGCATATTCTGACCGCCGAAACCAACGACATCCCGGCCTTGATCGCATTTTTGCGTGAGCAGCATCGCCTGCTCAAATTTGATGGTGTGATCACGATTTGTGACTACTATATTGACGCCGTGGCCCAGGTGGCGCGCGCCTTGGGATTGCCGCAAGCATTTTGCGACAGCGTGCCGCTGATACGGCGCAAACATCTGGTGCGCAAAGCGCTGGAAAAGGCCGGCCTGCCCAACCCGCTGTTTCGCGCCGTCACCTCATGGGAAGCGGCGTGCGACGCCGCCAGCGTGATCGGCTATCCACTGATCCTCAAACCGTCGGATCTGGCTTCCAGCGCCTTTGTGCGTCTGGTCAATAATGAAGCGGAATTGCGCGACGCCTTCCATGCGCTGGAACAATTCCCCAGCAACTTCCGCCAGCAAGCCCGCGAAGCGCTGTGGTTGCTGGAAGAATACATGACGGGCGAGGAAGTCAGCGTGGAAGCCTGTTCCTACAAGGGACAAACCACCATTCTCGGCATCACCGACAAGAGCCTGACCGGCTTTCCCTATTTTGTTGAAGATGGCCATATGTTCCCGGCGCGCATTGACAGCAGCCTGGCTGCAGCGGTGTGCGACCTGGTGCGTTCGGCCTTGGCCGCAGTCGGTTTGGATCACGGCATCAGCCATACCGAAGTCAAACTCACGCCCAAGGGGCCGCGCATCGTCGAAATCAACCCGCGCCCGGCTGGCAACTATATTGCCGAACTGATCGAGAGGGTCAGCGGGATTACCTTCCTCACCGCCCAAATCGAACTGGCGCTGGGCCGCCAGCCAGACTTGAGGCCCAAAGATACCGGGATCAAGAGCGCCGCCATCAAATTCCTGACGCCGCCGCGCGCAGGCAAAGTCACTGCCATGCAGGGGTTGGAGCGCGCGGCGAATGCGCCCCATATCGCGCGCGCGCTGCTGCCCTCAGCAGTGGGCAAAGAATTGAGCGCGCCGATTGATAATGCCTGTTATCTGGGACATGTGGTGGCAGTTGATCCGGATGGCCAGGATGCGCGCCAATACGCGGAGCAGGCGCTGCAAGAGGTGCAGATCAGTTTTGCCGAGCAGCCCGAAAACAGCGCGCCAGGCAGCGCCCCCTTGAACGTGGCGGCGCTGATTGCAGCAGTGCAGGGCGGTCAATACGGCCCCTTGCCTGAGACCATGCATGTGGTGGGCGCATCCTGGATTGCGCAAAGCACACGTTTTCCCGGAACCAGCCAAACCTATCGCAATTATTATTTGCTGCTGCGCGTGGGCGCGGCCTTTGGCGCCTGCTGCATCGAGCGCGATGCGCTGGATTACGCCATCGCGCCAACGCTGGCCGGCAGCAGCGTGGCCGAGCTGCTCAACGATGCCCGCCTGCCGGTGCGCATCGCCGCCCTCGACTCCTACCTGAATGCGGTGCTGCCGGCGCGCGACGCAGCGCAAGCGCGCCCCATGTTGCTGCCGGCTGGCGCGCCGCCAGTGCGCGCCGTGGCGCGCGATCAGGCAATCGCCACCCTGGTGGCGATTGTGCCGGGCCAGCGCGTGGGCTTGATCGGCGTTGTCAATCCACTGGTGGATGCGATTACGCAACAGGGCGGCATCTGTCTGCCCTGCGATTTCAATATGGAACGCACCCAAAGCGGGCTGGCCGTCAGCCGCGATATGCAGCCGATTTTGGAGAGCGCCGATATGATCATCGCCACCGGCATGACCTTATCGAATGGCTCCTTTGATCAGATTTTGCAGGCCGCGCGCCGCCGTGCGATTCCACTGATTATCTACGCGCAAACCGGCAGCGGCATCATCCCGCGCTTTCTGGGCGATGGGGTGGCGGCAGTCTGCGCCGAACCATTCCCATTCTCGCAATTCAGCGCCGATCCGACTGCGGTTTATCTGTATCGCGCAGCATGA
- a CDS encoding type II toxin-antitoxin system ParD family antitoxin: MSLFAIICHLWRRGEKEVIMQSMNISLPEGLKQFVDGQIAQGRYSTASEYVRDVIRNDEKKRKAEEQLEA; the protein is encoded by the coding sequence ATGTCATTATTTGCCATTATTTGTCATTTGTGGCGGCGTGGCGAAAAGGAGGTCATCATGCAAAGTATGAATATTTCCCTGCCGGAGGGATTGAAGCAGTTTGTCGATGGGCAAATTGCGCAAGGGCGCTACAGTACGGCCAGCGAGTATGTTCGGGATGTGATTCGCAACGATGAAAAGAAGCGTAAAGCGGAGGAGCAACTCGAAGCATGA
- a CDS encoding DUF3526 domain-containing protein, with protein MMRTLFRMELAILAKARFTQALGALLFAALCWGAIHGERHAGQQRATVQRLQLHEANTLAQQQADVLRYSVPAATVLPYWQDPSDVAGFMRYGFTAYAVKPPAPLAGIAIGQSRLLPFYIKTELDFIAPPASAFDFVNPLLLSLGDFDLAFVLVFVLPLALIALGASRLSAERDSGALMLLATQLPAYHHLVMLKFAALVALCLPFTLAASLLALLLAGTPVWAGQSLGLLLQSGLAVSGFILFWLALTVWVASRTGVVGSYLRLISIWITFSFFVPALGALLIKQAYPAPSSLQYLDALRRAHNISTEQRDQLFLAYLAENPAYAGAAERISKVPYATKVIAVQYAVERQLAEQVASRQAQHAQASAHAAALSWLSPAMVLDTLLQQAAGSGAQRHQQFLQQSTAYTDTLRDFFWPRALLEAAKPSNACPGCAARRNFTEHDKIPRFQAQPIDPAGQGMAAGALYLWLLACAMMLLLWQGKSLRL; from the coding sequence ATGATGCGCACATTATTCCGCATGGAACTGGCGATATTGGCCAAAGCCCGTTTTACGCAGGCGCTCGGGGCCTTGCTGTTTGCCGCGCTGTGCTGGGGCGCCATCCATGGCGAGCGCCATGCCGGGCAACAGCGCGCCACCGTGCAGCGGCTGCAATTGCATGAGGCAAATACCCTGGCGCAGCAGCAGGCCGATGTGCTGCGTTACAGCGTGCCGGCGGCAACCGTCTTGCCCTACTGGCAAGACCCGTCTGATGTCGCGGGTTTTATGCGCTATGGCTTCACTGCCTATGCCGTCAAGCCGCCGGCGCCGCTGGCCGGGATTGCCATCGGCCAATCGCGATTGCTGCCTTTTTATATCAAGACTGAACTCGACTTCATTGCGCCGCCCGCCAGCGCCTTTGATTTTGTCAATCCGCTGCTGCTCAGCCTGGGCGATTTCGATCTGGCCTTTGTGCTGGTATTCGTGCTGCCGCTGGCCTTGATCGCGCTGGGCGCTTCGCGCCTGTCGGCAGAGCGCGATTCCGGCGCCCTGATGCTGCTGGCCACGCAACTGCCGGCTTACCATCATCTTGTGATGCTCAAATTCGCTGCCCTGGTCGCACTCTGTCTGCCATTCACGCTGGCGGCAAGCCTGTTGGCTTTGTTGCTGGCGGGTACGCCGGTGTGGGCCGGGCAGTCGCTTGGCTTGTTATTGCAATCCGGCCTGGCTGTAAGCGGATTTATCCTGTTCTGGCTGGCGCTGACAGTGTGGGTGGCGAGCCGCACCGGGGTAGTGGGCAGTTATCTGCGTTTGATTTCGATCTGGATTACGTTCAGCTTCTTTGTGCCTGCCCTGGGTGCGCTGCTGATCAAGCAGGCTTATCCGGCCCCCTCATCTTTGCAATATCTGGATGCCTTGCGGCGCGCCCATAACATCAGCACAGAACAGCGCGATCAGCTCTTTCTTGCCTATCTGGCGGAGAATCCGGCGTATGCCGGCGCAGCTGAGCGCATCAGTAAAGTGCCGTATGCCACCAAAGTGATTGCGGTGCAATATGCAGTCGAGCGCCAGCTTGCCGAGCAAGTGGCCAGCCGGCAGGCGCAGCACGCACAAGCCAGCGCGCACGCCGCTGCCCTGAGCTGGCTTTCGCCGGCGATGGTGTTGGATACCTTATTGCAGCAGGCGGCCGGAAGCGGGGCGCAAAGACATCAACAGTTTTTGCAGCAAAGCACGGCCTACACCGACACGCTGCGCGACTTCTTTTGGCCGCGCGCCCTGCTGGAAGCGGCCAAGCCAAGCAATGCCTGTCCCGGCTGCGCGGCGCGGCGGAATTTTACTGAGCATGACAAGATTCCGCGTTTTCAAGCGCAGCCGATCGACCCGGCAGGGCAGGGCATGGCCGCAGGCGCTTTGTATTTGTGGCTGCTGGCCTGCGCCATGATGCTCTTGCTGTGGCAGGGGAAAAGCTTGCGCCTATAG
- a CDS encoding IS3 family transposase (programmed frameshift) — protein sequence MKKIPKQAYTTEFKELAVKRVQDGESVAVVVRELGLGDQTLRNWIKAAAEGKLKGAGGKVVTPEAMELSRLRAENVRLKRENEINKKSSGVLREGCPVKYAWMDGQIKSYALTEMCAVLDVSISGYRAWKRGGTPERKRLKDAQMLAVIRAIHAELKGAYGSPRIVRELRKRGFSAGKERVERLMRNNGIRARHKRRYKVTTDSRHSLPVAANLLARNFTPAAPNQVWTSDITYLWTDEGWLYLAIVLDLFNREVIGWSLKPRMTSDIVTDALTMAWFRRRPDAGVMHHSDRGSQYASQAFQDKLKEYGMTCSMSRKGNCWDNAPTESWFNSFKNERYHGVRYASHAEMKAASFEYIEVFYNRTRQHSTLGYQSPFQYLDRWQREQNQEKLAA from the exons ATGAAAAAAATACCGAAACAAGCATACACGACCGAGTTCAAAGAACTGGCGGTCAAACGCGTCCAAGATGGTGAATCGGTGGCGGTCGTGGTTAGGGAGCTGGGGCTGGGCGACCAGACGCTGCGAAATTGGATCAAGGCGGCAGCAGAAGGAAAACTCAAAGGCGCTGGCGGCAAAGTGGTGACGCCGGAAGCGATGGAACTTTCCAGACTGCGCGCAGAAAACGTCCGGTTGAAGCGGGAGAATGAAATCA ATAAAAAAAGCAGCGGCGTACTTCGCGAAGGATGTCCTGTGAAGTACGCCTGGATGGATGGACAAATCAAGAGCTATGCGCTGACAGAAATGTGCGCCGTTCTCGACGTCAGCATCAGCGGCTATCGGGCGTGGAAGCGTGGCGGCACGCCTGAGCGTAAGCGCTTGAAGGATGCACAAATGCTTGCAGTGATACGCGCCATTCATGCCGAACTCAAAGGGGCTTACGGCAGCCCGCGCATCGTGCGAGAACTGCGCAAACGAGGCTTCAGCGCTGGCAAAGAACGCGTCGAACGTCTCATGCGAAACAATGGTATCCGTGCCCGCCATAAGCGGCGCTACAAGGTCACCACGGATTCCAGGCATAGTTTGCCGGTTGCTGCCAACCTGTTGGCTCGCAATTTCACTCCGGCAGCCCCTAACCAGGTCTGGACGTCGGACATCACCTATTTGTGGACTGACGAAGGCTGGCTGTATCTGGCGATTGTGCTGGATCTGTTCAATCGGGAGGTGATCGGCTGGTCGCTCAAGCCGCGCATGACCAGCGACATTGTGACTGACGCTTTGACGATGGCGTGGTTTCGCCGTCGACCGGACGCGGGCGTTATGCATCATTCTGATCGCGGCAGCCAATACGCCAGCCAAGCCTTTCAGGACAAACTCAAGGAATACGGCATGACGTGCTCGATGAGTCGCAAAGGAAACTGCTGGGACAACGCACCGACCGAGAGCTGGTTTAACAGTTTCAAGAATGAGCGATACCATGGCGTGCGTTATGCCAGCCATGCTGAAATGAAGGCTGCCAGCTTTGAATATATTGAAGTCTTTTATAATCGAACCCGTCAGCATTCAACTCTGGGCTATCAATCGCCGTTTCAGTATCTTGACCGCTGGCAGCGTGAGCAAAATCAGGAAAAGCTGGCTGCATAA
- a CDS encoding pyridoxal-phosphate dependent enzyme, producing the protein MFEHIADAIKAPDFVRLRENLYVARFETMKVYSTLVAVERLLQAGVVKRGDTLIDSSSGIYAYALALACHKFGMRCHIIASKTVDVTLKLQLQLLGAEVEQVAPSATLKMDQSLRVARIQAIRAANPKVHWMQQYHDDIHYAGYAPIADQIEALLGVERLSIVGGVGSGCSTGGIARALRHSNNEVELIGVQPFGSVTFGCAHIEDPGIIIAGIGTGIPFRNVQHALYDQIHWIGFNYGLAGAIALLRRHAIFAGLSSGCCYLVAAREAALRPERTVLFIAPDTGHRYVSEVFSRHAEALDMDTLEPTLVESPQALALPWSVMAWNRRAAVESSLTESE; encoded by the coding sequence ATGTTTGAACATATTGCTGACGCCATCAAGGCGCCTGATTTCGTGCGCCTGCGCGAGAATCTGTATGTCGCCCGCTTCGAGACCATGAAAGTCTATTCCACCCTGGTGGCGGTTGAACGTTTGCTGCAAGCCGGCGTGGTCAAACGCGGCGACACCTTAATCGACAGCTCCAGCGGCATCTATGCCTATGCGCTGGCGCTGGCCTGTCACAAATTCGGTATGCGCTGCCATATCATCGCCTCCAAAACGGTTGATGTGACCCTGAAGCTGCAATTGCAATTGTTGGGCGCGGAGGTCGAGCAAGTCGCGCCATCGGCTACCCTCAAAATGGATCAAAGCTTGCGCGTGGCGCGCATTCAGGCGATTCGCGCAGCCAATCCAAAAGTGCACTGGATGCAGCAATACCACGACGATATCCACTATGCCGGCTATGCACCGATTGCCGATCAAATTGAAGCCTTGCTTGGGGTTGAGCGCCTGAGCATTGTTGGCGGCGTTGGCTCGGGTTGCTCAACCGGCGGCATCGCCCGCGCACTGCGCCACAGCAATAACGAGGTCGAATTGATCGGGGTGCAACCTTTCGGCAGTGTGACGTTTGGTTGTGCTCATATCGAAGACCCGGGCATCATCATCGCCGGCATCGGCACCGGCATTCCGTTTCGCAATGTGCAACATGCCCTCTACGACCAGATCCACTGGATCGGTTTTAACTATGGCCTGGCCGGCGCCATCGCGCTGTTGCGCAGACACGCGATTTTCGCCGGCCTGTCCAGCGGTTGCTGTTATCTGGTCGCCGCCCGCGAAGCAGCGCTGCGACCGGAGCGCACAGTGCTGTTCATCGCGCCGGATACCGGGCATCGCTATGTGAGTGAAGTCTTTTCCCGCCATGCCGAGGCGCTCGATATGGACACGCTCGAACCCACCCTGGTCGAGTCGCCGCAAGCGCTGGCCTTACCCTGGTCGGTCATGGCGTGGAATCGCCGCGCCGCCGTCGAATCATCCTTAACTGAAAGCGAATAA
- a CDS encoding MFS transporter, with amino-acid sequence MRQISEQERTRGLHALLLYTFLMVTGFAMLMPLVSVHFVSNIGMAAAAVGGALALRQMTQQGLALLGGMLADRFGLRLMICLGVLLRALGFASLAFANNVALLFVAMVISALGGALFEAPYQAAMASLTTESTRARYYALSNWVSGIASTVGPLLGVALLHVNFQMVCLVAAACFALNCGIALWLLPPLKTPPAAAPTASHRLGLVLRDRPFLLLTGLMMGYWFVAVQLNISFPLLAERLGKSQNSVGFMFALSAALTVLLQFHLLKLVERWLSTQQILVLGMSIIALSTGAIALAHTFPAFLLCVAAFSIGAILVRPSMQSLIASMANPQAMGTFLGFSSLSLALGGALGNVTGGWLMDASTQTLPQLPWMVFCGVGLLSALGLLWLKPQAEAVKGGA; translated from the coding sequence ATGAGGCAGATTTCGGAACAAGAGCGCACACGCGGTCTGCATGCGCTGCTGCTGTATACCTTTCTGATGGTGACAGGCTTCGCCATGCTGATGCCGCTGGTGAGCGTGCATTTTGTCAGCAATATCGGGATGGCGGCGGCGGCGGTCGGCGGCGCCCTGGCGCTGCGACAGATGACGCAACAGGGCCTGGCGCTGCTTGGCGGCATGCTGGCCGACCGCTTCGGCCTGCGCCTGATGATTTGCCTGGGCGTGCTGTTGCGCGCGCTCGGTTTTGCCAGTCTGGCGTTTGCCAACAACGTCGCCTTGCTGTTCGTGGCGATGGTGATTTCCGCCCTGGGCGGCGCCTTGTTTGAGGCGCCATACCAGGCGGCGATGGCGTCTTTGACCACGGAATCCACGCGCGCGCGCTACTACGCGCTGAGCAACTGGGTCAGCGGCATCGCCAGCACCGTCGGGCCGCTGCTCGGGGTGGCGCTGTTGCATGTAAATTTTCAGATGGTCTGCCTGGTGGCCGCCGCCTGTTTTGCGCTCAACTGCGGTATTGCGCTATGGCTCTTGCCGCCACTCAAAACCCCGCCAGCGGCGGCGCCGACGGCCAGCCACCGGCTTGGCCTGGTGCTGCGCGACCGCCCGTTTTTGCTGCTGACGGGCTTGATGATGGGCTATTGGTTCGTCGCGGTGCAGCTCAATATCAGTTTCCCGCTGCTGGCCGAGCGCCTCGGCAAGAGCCAGAATAGTGTCGGCTTCATGTTTGCGCTGAGCGCAGCGCTCACGGTGTTGCTGCAATTTCACCTGCTCAAGCTGGTCGAGCGCTGGCTCTCAACGCAACAGATTCTGGTGCTGGGCATGAGCATCATTGCCCTCAGCACCGGGGCGATTGCCTTAGCGCATACCTTTCCCGCCTTTTTGCTATGCGTGGCGGCGTTTTCAATCGGCGCCATCCTGGTGCGGCCAAGCATGCAAAGCCTGATCGCCAGCATGGCCAATCCGCAGGCCATGGGCACTTTTCTTGGCTTCAGCTCACTCAGTCTGGCGCTGGGCGGGGCGCTTGGCAATGTGACGGGCGGCTGGTTGATGGATGCCAGCACACAAACGCTGCCGCAATTGCCCTGGATGGTGTTTTGCGGGGTGGGCTTGTTGAGTGCGCTGGGTTTGCTGTGGCTCAAGCCGCAAGCGGAGGCGGTGAAGGGCGGTGCGTAA
- a CDS encoding transcriptional repressor: MLRITRQRTSIRSVIEEAGRPLTPQEILDAVRESVPEVGIATIYRNLKTLLEEGAIEAVKLPGENPRYEMSHVAHHHHHHFHCTQCDRVFDVEGCPGSMDKLAPAGFITERHELTLYGICADCVKAEES, translated from the coding sequence ATGCTACGCATCACACGCCAGAGGACATCGATTCGCTCAGTGATTGAAGAGGCGGGACGCCCGCTTACGCCGCAAGAAATACTGGATGCGGTGCGCGAGAGCGTGCCCGAGGTTGGTATCGCAACGATTTACCGCAATCTCAAAACCCTGCTTGAAGAGGGCGCGATTGAGGCGGTCAAGCTGCCGGGTGAAAACCCGCGCTATGAAATGAGCCATGTGGCGCATCACCACCACCACCACTTTCACTGTACTCAGTGCGACCGGGTGTTTGATGTCGAAGGTTGCCCCGGATCGATGGACAAGCTGGCCCCGGCAGGTTTCATCACCGAGCGTCACGAGCTGACTTTGTATGGAATTTGTGCGGATTGCGTGAAGGCGGAAGAGTCTTAA
- a CDS encoding ABC transporter ATP-binding protein, with protein MNPTLHMDKVCRRFGKRSTLDGLTLTLQAGEVYALLAPNGAGKTTTLNLILGFLQPDSGSIQVCGEMVGKHGLHTRRSIAYLPEQVAIYPELSGLENLRYFALLASLDLDHASLRRLLLQAGLHADAHDKPARSYSKGMRQKVGIAIAMAREAKLLLLDEPTSGLDPLAASDLSAILRAAAARGVTILMATHDLYRIKECATRVGVLQAGRIEREIDPRISDYAALEQVYMTELAR; from the coding sequence ATGAACCCCACTTTGCATATGGATAAGGTTTGCCGTCGCTTCGGCAAACGCAGCACACTGGATGGATTGACGCTGACGCTGCAGGCGGGCGAGGTGTATGCCTTGCTGGCGCCGAATGGCGCGGGCAAAACCACCACGCTGAATCTGATTCTGGGCTTTTTGCAGCCCGATAGCGGCAGTATTCAAGTGTGTGGCGAGATGGTGGGCAAACACGGCCTGCATACGCGCCGCTCGATTGCCTATCTGCCGGAACAGGTGGCGATTTACCCGGAACTCAGCGGCCTGGAAAACCTGCGCTACTTTGCGCTGCTGGCGTCGCTCGACCTGGATCACGCCAGCTTGCGCCGCCTGCTGTTGCAAGCCGGGTTGCACGCAGATGCGCACGACAAGCCGGCGCGCAGTTATTCAAAAGGCATGCGCCAGAAAGTGGGCATCGCCATCGCCATGGCGCGCGAGGCCAAATTGCTGCTCTTGGATGAGCCGACATCGGGCCTCGATCCGCTCGCCGCATCGGATCTGTCGGCCATTCTGCGCGCCGCCGCCGCACGCGGCGTGACGATTTTGATGGCGACCCATGATCTGTACCGCATCAAGGAATGCGCCACCCGGGTGGGGGTGCTGCAGGCGGGGCGCATCGAACGTGAAATTGATCCCCGCATCAGCGATTACGCCGCCTTGGAGCAGGTGTACATGACGGAGCTGGCGCGATGA
- a CDS encoding type II toxin-antitoxin system YafO family toxin, whose protein sequence is MMEVKVFSHQRFRDTCDPELLKDITARFIAYKRHGIRHETFGDDRPYFRPESIRDTDLRHIHIRDASSKNWDLRYIRLEDKTSDTALIYTRGYLNPGYYLLISFLKDAHRHYGGTEQYIRAMAEIARKFRDRY, encoded by the coding sequence ATGATGGAAGTCAAAGTATTTAGCCACCAACGATTCCGAGATACGTGCGATCCCGAATTGCTCAAAGACATCACTGCACGATTCATTGCATACAAACGTCATGGCATTCGCCACGAAACATTCGGAGACGACCGCCCCTATTTCCGGCCGGAATCGATCCGCGACACCGATCTCCGCCATATCCATATCCGAGACGCTTCGTCCAAAAACTGGGATTTGAGATATATTCGCCTTGAAGATAAAACCAGCGATACCGCCCTGATCTACACACGCGGCTACTTAAATCCAGGTTACTACTTATTGATCAGTTTTTTGAAGGATGCGCATCGGCACTACGGTGGCACAGAGCAATACATCCGTGCAATGGCCGAAATTGCGCGAAAATTCCGTGACCGGTACTAG